A genome region from Oenanthe melanoleuca isolate GR-GAL-2019-014 chromosome 2, OMel1.0, whole genome shotgun sequence includes the following:
- the NKTR gene encoding NK-tumor recognition protein isoform X7 gives MCESLTVGCWSPGQLKMLWRRRRKFALTQMPQNPPPVHPALQNPHLRARLRMKGAGGERGKEELKPNSPGNEGRRRGRKRIQGASEPQAKDAFLTRAMSLTKSTLAQSGTSPWKLLDAAPVLTDQKPSVSKSGRKIKGRGTIRYHTPPRSRSCSESDDEESSETPPHWKEEMQRLRTYRAPSGEKWSKGDKLSDPCTSRWDERSASRRSRSWSHNGYADLSTVRYSSHHKKHRKEKKKVKHKKKSKRQKHFKKHKQTKKKKTSASSDVESSHSFHRRTKSSCDRERKSRSSSLSSRRSSRRDWSKSDKENQSLSSLSSRGSRSYYRSRSRSRSKSRSYSRRSSRSRSASKSSRSRSRSRSSSNPRQQKTVPNSPRNISARLNDTKLTKAAEPVRTVILPSDKVIVPPVVPENLPVIPLSDSPPPSRWKPGQKPWKPSYERIQEMKAKTTHLIPTQTNYSLVVVKEANTSSSYRKQERSSESDRSGYSKGRSGRSSESWPRSRSRSSPSRSYSRSYSRSRSPSSSRTKSPSSGRSASPGKYRSDRSGSSESTSDYSLSDEDRHRSKRKSTASDPKAGGLKLRQETSSESTLPYEHPKDYDESSQGLKESDSLSSSDFSSDSERSAKARAVQEKEGDAEKQDKNSLNSERGEEKAKGEQDSDHSKKKAAKEKCSEQPRGGTKTKRKSYSGSKWDSESNSERGEAKRSRGDSRLSSGKEEGEATSGSDTELNVTKRIKKKSSSSEGILGSDCTRKTSKQLSSSESESSRSSSADTRGKSKKHKHGLKKTPKKSHSKKAKEKSKGKKEKKHKVQKRKETFHWQPPLEFGEEEDDEINEKPVTKDDKKEKQLSRDIKDKKQVYEKDEVVTDKMGNGEKSCVNENLLDKTTTCGASPDRSNLNKEPIETSTSAGILNSGINVAACKSEIKQENNQNGLEDVIQTDDNMEICTPDRNSPGKVDVDVLSPVILTAKPLSAGVKKELQVETPEQDAVKLGNNIRDFINIKEEKETGRQENNSAPVSGAKDCSLKNEISENTPSNMIDNKWKPLQGVGNLKPATISTATEVKNVVSVPEPKPAGLRIEIKAKNKVRPGSLFDEVRKTARLNRRPRNQESSSEEESPSRDDNSPSRSLSRSRSKSESKSRHRTRSISYSHSRSRSRSSTYSYRSRSYSRSRSRGWYSRDRSRSRSSSYHSYKSRSRSYSRSRSWSSSYGHHSRSSRSYTYDSYYSRSRSRSKRSDSYRRSRSYDRRSRSYGSDSDSDRSYSNNRSPSESSRYS, from the exons ATGTGCGAGTCATTGACTGTGGGGTGCTGGTCACCAGGTCAGCTAAAGATG CTttggagaagaagaagaaagtttGCTCTGACTCAGATGCCTCAGAATCCTCCTCCAGTGCATCCAGCTCTTCAGAATCCTCATCTGAGAGCGAGGCTGAGAAtgaaaggagcaggaggagaaagaggaaaagaagagctAAAACCAAACAGTCCAGGAAAcgaaggaaggaggagaggaagaaagaggatCCAAGGTGCAAGCGAACCTCAAGCCAAAGACG CCTTTCTGACAAGAGCGATGTCGCTGACAAAGTCGACCTTAGCACAAAGCGGGACAAGCCCGTG GAAGCTTCTTGATGCTGCACCAGTTCTGACTGACCAGAAACCATCAGTCTCTAAATCTGGACgaaaaattaaaggaagagGCACAATA CGCTATCACaccccgccgcgctcccgctCCTGCTCCGAGTCGGACGATGAGGAGAGCAGCGAGACCCCTCCCCACTGGAAGGAGGAGATGCAGAGGCTGCGCACCTACCGAGCGCCCAGCGGGGAGAAGTGGAGCAAAGGAGACAA GCTGAGTGACCCCTGTACAAGCAGATGGGATGAGAGAAGTGCATCCCGGAGATCCAGGTCCTGGTCCCATAACGGTTATGCTGATCTGAGCACTGTGAGGTACTCCAGCCATCACAAGAAGcacaggaaagagaagaagaaggtgaagcataaaaagaaatctaaaagGCAGAAGCACTTCAAGAAGcacaagcaaacaaagaaaaagaaaacatcagccTCCTCAGATGTAGAGTCCTCTCATTCCTTCCACAGGAGGACAAAATCATCTTGTGATCGTGAGAGGAAATCTCGTTCTTCCTCCTTGTCTTCCAGGCGTTCATCCAGGAGGGACTGGTCTAAATCTGATAAGGAAAACCAGAGCTTGTCATCTTTATCAAGCAGAGGGTCTCGATCATACTACAGGTCCAGATCCAGGTCTAGATCTAAATCGAGATCTTACTCCAGAAGAAGTTCTAGATCGAGATCAGCCTCTAAATCATCGCGATCTCGAAGTAGGTCACGGTCAAGTTCTAACCCCAGACAGCAAAAGACTGTTCCCAATTCTCCACGAAATATTTCAGCACGGTTAAATGACACTAAATTGACCAAGGCTGCTGAGCCTGTCCGAACAGTGATACTGCCCAGTGACAAGGTTATCGTGCCACCAGTTGTCCCAGAAAACCTCCCTGTCATACCCTTAAGTGACAGCCCCCCACCTTCAAGGTGGAAACCTGGGCAGAAACCTTGGAAGCCATCGTATGAGCGAATTCAGGAGATGAAAGCTAAAACAACCCACTTAATTCCCACCCAAACTAATTACAGTTTAGTGGTGGTTAAGGAGGCCAACACCTCTTCCTCCTACCgcaagcaggagaggagctcgGAGAGTGATCGGAGCGGGTATTCCAAAGGCCGCAGCGGCAGGAGCTCGGAGAGCTGGCCCAGGTCCAGGAGCAGGTCCTCTCCAAGCCGCTCATACTCAAGATCTTACTCAAGGTCTAGAAGCCCATCGAGCTCAAGGACAAAATCTCCTTCTTCTGGCAGGTCAGCATCCCCAGGTAAATACCGCAGTGACAGGTCGGGGTCCAGCGAGTCCACGTCTGACTACTCCCTCAGCGATGAGGACAGGCACAGGAGCAAGAGGAAATCCACAGCCAGTGATCCCAAAGCTGGGGGCCTCAAACTGAGGCAGGAAACCAGCTCTGAGAGCACTTTGCCTTATGAGCATCCAAAGGATTATGACGAGTCTTCCCAAGGCCTGAAGGAGAGTGACAGTTTGTCATCCTCAGACTTCTCCTCCGACAGTGAGCGCTCTGCAAAAGCCAGAGCAGtccaagaaaaagaaggggatgCTGAGAAACAGGATAAAAATAGCTTAAATTCTgagagaggggaggagaaagcCAAGGGTGAGCAGGATTCTGATCACTCCAAAAAGAAAGCAGCTAAGGAGAAatgctctgagcagcccagagGTGGTACAAAAACAAAACGCAAATCCTACTCAGGTAGCAAATGGGACTCAGAGTCAAATTCTGAAAGAGGAGAGGCAAAGCGTAGTAGGGGAGACTCCAGACTCTCCTCTGGGAAAGAAGAAGGAGAGGCCACCTCAGGGTCTGACACAGAGCTTAATGTTAccaaaaggataaaaaaaaaatccagttcctCAGAGGGCATTTTGGGTTCTGACTGCACGAGGAAGACAAGCAAACAGTTGTCATCTTCTGAATCTGAGAGCTCTCGTTCCAGCTCAGCAGACACTCGAGGCAAGTCgaaaaaacacaaacatggGTTGAAAAAGACTCCTAAAAAATCACAttccaaaaaagcaaaagaaaaatcgaaaggcaaaaaggagaaaaaacacaaagtccagaaaagaaaagaaacgTTTCATTGGCAGCCCCCCCTTGAGTTTGGGGAAGAAGAGGACGATGAGATAAATGAAAAACCGGTTACTAAGgatgataaaaaagaaaagcagcttagCAGGGACATAAAGGATAAAAAACAAGTTTATGAAAAGGATGAAGTAGTCACAGATAAAATGGGAAATGGTGAAAAGTCATGTGTGAATGAAAACCTTTTAGATAAAACCACCACATGTGGGGCCTCACCAGATCGCAGCAACCTTAATAAAGAGCCTATTGAAACAAGCACTTCAGCTGGTATTTTAAACTCAGGAATAAACGTGGCTGCCTGCAAGAGTGAgattaaacaagaaaataacCAGAATGGGCTGGAAGATGTTATTCAGACAGATGACAACATGGAGATTTGTACTCCGGATCGTAACTCGCCAGGGAAGGTGGATGTGGATGTTTTGTCTCCTGTCATTCTCACTGCTAAACCTTTAAGTGCTGGTGTGAAAAAAGAGTTACAGGTTGAGACCCCCGAGCAAGATGCTGTCAAACTGGGAAACAACATAAGAGactttattaatattaaagaagaaaaagaaacgGGAAGGCAAGAAAATAACTCTGCCCCTGTGTCTGGTGCTAAAGACTGtagtttaaaaaatgaaatttctgaaaatacacCAAGCAATATGATAGACAATAAATGGAAGCCTTTGCAAGGTGTTGGTAACTTAAAACCAGCAACAATTAGTACAGCCACGGAGGTTAAAAATGTAGTGTCAGTACCAGAGCCTAAACCAGCAGGTTTAAgaattgaaataaaagcaaaaaataaagtaaGGCCTGGGTCTCTTTTTGATGAAGTGAGGAAAACAGCCCGGCTGAATCGTCGGCCAAGGAACCAGGAAAGTTCCAGTGAGGAGGAATCTCCAAGCAGAGATGACAACAGCCCTTCCAGGAGTCTCAGCAGGTCACGAAGTAAATCTGAGTCTAAATCCAGACACAGAACAAGGTCCATATCCTACAGTCACTCCAGAAGTCGATCCCGAAGTTCTACATACTCATATAG GTCCAGGAGCTACTCGAGGAGCCGGAGCCGGGGCTGGTACAGCAGGGATCGCTCCCGGAGCCGCAGCAGCTCCTACCACAGCTACAAGAGCCGCAG TCGGAGCTATAGCAGGAGCCGATCCTGGAGCAGTTCCTATGGTCACCACAGCCGATCCAG CAGGTCCTACACCTATGACAGTTACTACAGCAGGAGTCGGAGCAGGAGCAAGAGGAGCGACAGCTACCGGAGATCCCGGAGTTACGACCGGAGATCCAG gTCCTACGGCTCCGACAGCGACAGCGACCGCAGCTACTCCAACAACAGGAGCCCCAGTGAGAGCAGCAGATACAGCTGA
- the NKTR gene encoding NK-tumor recognition protein isoform X8 — MQRLRTYRAPSGEKWSKGDKLSDPCTSRWDERSASRRSRSWSHNGYADLSTVRYSSHHKKHRKEKKKVKHKKKSKRQKHFKKHKQTKKKKTSASSDVESSHSFHRRTKSSCDRERKSRSSSLSSRRSSRRDWSKSDKENQSLSSLSSRGSRSYYRSRSRSRSKSRSYSRRSSRSRSASKSSRSRSRSRSSSNPRQQKTVPNSPRNISARLNDTKLTKAAEPVRTVILPSDKVIVPPVVPENLPVIPLSDSPPPSRWKPGQKPWKPSYERIQEMKAKTTHLIPTQTNYSLVVVKEANTSSSYRKQERSSESDRSGYSKGRSGRSSESWPRSRSRSSPSRSYSRSYSRSRSPSSSRTKSPSSGRSASPGKYRSDRSGSSESTSDYSLSDEDRHRSKRKSTASDPKAGGLKLRQETSSESTLPYEHPKDYDESSQGLKESDSLSSSDFSSDSERSAKARAVQEKEGDAEKQDKNSLNSERGEEKAKGEQDSDHSKKKAAKEKCSEQPRGGTKTKRKSYSGSKWDSESNSERGEAKRSRGDSRLSSGKEEGEATSGSDTELNVTKRIKKKSSSSEGILGSDCTRKTSKQLSSSESESSRSSSADTRGKSKKHKHGLKKTPKKSHSKKAKEKSKGKKEKKHKVQKRKETFHWQPPLEFGEEEDDEINEKPVTKDDKKEKQLSRDIKDKKQVYEKDEVVTDKMGNGEKSCVNENLLDKTTTCGASPDRSNLNKEPIETSTSAGILNSGINVAACKSEIKQENNQNGLEDVIQTDDNMEICTPDRNSPGKVDVDVLSPVILTAKPLSAGVKKELQVETPEQDAVKLGNNIRDFINIKEEKETGRQENNSAPVSGAKDCSLKNEISENTPSNMIDNKWKPLQGVGNLKPATISTATEVKNVVSVPEPKPAGLRIEIKAKNKVRPGSLFDEVRKTARLNRRPRNQESSSEEESPSRDDNSPSRSLSRSRSKSESKSRHRTRSISYSHSRSRSRSSTYSYRSRSYSRSRSRGWYSRDRSRSRSSSYHSYKSRSRSYSRSRSWSSSYGHHSRSSRSYTYDSYYSRSRSRSKRSDSYRRSRSYDRRSRSYGSDSDSDRSYSNNRSPSESSRYS; from the exons ATGCAGAGGCTGCGCACCTACCGAGCGCCCAGCGGGGAGAAGTGGAGCAAAGGAGACAA GCTGAGTGACCCCTGTACAAGCAGATGGGATGAGAGAAGTGCATCCCGGAGATCCAGGTCCTGGTCCCATAACGGTTATGCTGATCTGAGCACTGTGAGGTACTCCAGCCATCACAAGAAGcacaggaaagagaagaagaaggtgaagcataaaaagaaatctaaaagGCAGAAGCACTTCAAGAAGcacaagcaaacaaagaaaaagaaaacatcagccTCCTCAGATGTAGAGTCCTCTCATTCCTTCCACAGGAGGACAAAATCATCTTGTGATCGTGAGAGGAAATCTCGTTCTTCCTCCTTGTCTTCCAGGCGTTCATCCAGGAGGGACTGGTCTAAATCTGATAAGGAAAACCAGAGCTTGTCATCTTTATCAAGCAGAGGGTCTCGATCATACTACAGGTCCAGATCCAGGTCTAGATCTAAATCGAGATCTTACTCCAGAAGAAGTTCTAGATCGAGATCAGCCTCTAAATCATCGCGATCTCGAAGTAGGTCACGGTCAAGTTCTAACCCCAGACAGCAAAAGACTGTTCCCAATTCTCCACGAAATATTTCAGCACGGTTAAATGACACTAAATTGACCAAGGCTGCTGAGCCTGTCCGAACAGTGATACTGCCCAGTGACAAGGTTATCGTGCCACCAGTTGTCCCAGAAAACCTCCCTGTCATACCCTTAAGTGACAGCCCCCCACCTTCAAGGTGGAAACCTGGGCAGAAACCTTGGAAGCCATCGTATGAGCGAATTCAGGAGATGAAAGCTAAAACAACCCACTTAATTCCCACCCAAACTAATTACAGTTTAGTGGTGGTTAAGGAGGCCAACACCTCTTCCTCCTACCgcaagcaggagaggagctcgGAGAGTGATCGGAGCGGGTATTCCAAAGGCCGCAGCGGCAGGAGCTCGGAGAGCTGGCCCAGGTCCAGGAGCAGGTCCTCTCCAAGCCGCTCATACTCAAGATCTTACTCAAGGTCTAGAAGCCCATCGAGCTCAAGGACAAAATCTCCTTCTTCTGGCAGGTCAGCATCCCCAGGTAAATACCGCAGTGACAGGTCGGGGTCCAGCGAGTCCACGTCTGACTACTCCCTCAGCGATGAGGACAGGCACAGGAGCAAGAGGAAATCCACAGCCAGTGATCCCAAAGCTGGGGGCCTCAAACTGAGGCAGGAAACCAGCTCTGAGAGCACTTTGCCTTATGAGCATCCAAAGGATTATGACGAGTCTTCCCAAGGCCTGAAGGAGAGTGACAGTTTGTCATCCTCAGACTTCTCCTCCGACAGTGAGCGCTCTGCAAAAGCCAGAGCAGtccaagaaaaagaaggggatgCTGAGAAACAGGATAAAAATAGCTTAAATTCTgagagaggggaggagaaagcCAAGGGTGAGCAGGATTCTGATCACTCCAAAAAGAAAGCAGCTAAGGAGAAatgctctgagcagcccagagGTGGTACAAAAACAAAACGCAAATCCTACTCAGGTAGCAAATGGGACTCAGAGTCAAATTCTGAAAGAGGAGAGGCAAAGCGTAGTAGGGGAGACTCCAGACTCTCCTCTGGGAAAGAAGAAGGAGAGGCCACCTCAGGGTCTGACACAGAGCTTAATGTTAccaaaaggataaaaaaaaaatccagttcctCAGAGGGCATTTTGGGTTCTGACTGCACGAGGAAGACAAGCAAACAGTTGTCATCTTCTGAATCTGAGAGCTCTCGTTCCAGCTCAGCAGACACTCGAGGCAAGTCgaaaaaacacaaacatggGTTGAAAAAGACTCCTAAAAAATCACAttccaaaaaagcaaaagaaaaatcgaaaggcaaaaaggagaaaaaacacaaagtccagaaaagaaaagaaacgTTTCATTGGCAGCCCCCCCTTGAGTTTGGGGAAGAAGAGGACGATGAGATAAATGAAAAACCGGTTACTAAGgatgataaaaaagaaaagcagcttagCAGGGACATAAAGGATAAAAAACAAGTTTATGAAAAGGATGAAGTAGTCACAGATAAAATGGGAAATGGTGAAAAGTCATGTGTGAATGAAAACCTTTTAGATAAAACCACCACATGTGGGGCCTCACCAGATCGCAGCAACCTTAATAAAGAGCCTATTGAAACAAGCACTTCAGCTGGTATTTTAAACTCAGGAATAAACGTGGCTGCCTGCAAGAGTGAgattaaacaagaaaataacCAGAATGGGCTGGAAGATGTTATTCAGACAGATGACAACATGGAGATTTGTACTCCGGATCGTAACTCGCCAGGGAAGGTGGATGTGGATGTTTTGTCTCCTGTCATTCTCACTGCTAAACCTTTAAGTGCTGGTGTGAAAAAAGAGTTACAGGTTGAGACCCCCGAGCAAGATGCTGTCAAACTGGGAAACAACATAAGAGactttattaatattaaagaagaaaaagaaacgGGAAGGCAAGAAAATAACTCTGCCCCTGTGTCTGGTGCTAAAGACTGtagtttaaaaaatgaaatttctgaaaatacacCAAGCAATATGATAGACAATAAATGGAAGCCTTTGCAAGGTGTTGGTAACTTAAAACCAGCAACAATTAGTACAGCCACGGAGGTTAAAAATGTAGTGTCAGTACCAGAGCCTAAACCAGCAGGTTTAAgaattgaaataaaagcaaaaaataaagtaaGGCCTGGGTCTCTTTTTGATGAAGTGAGGAAAACAGCCCGGCTGAATCGTCGGCCAAGGAACCAGGAAAGTTCCAGTGAGGAGGAATCTCCAAGCAGAGATGACAACAGCCCTTCCAGGAGTCTCAGCAGGTCACGAAGTAAATCTGAGTCTAAATCCAGACACAGAACAAGGTCCATATCCTACAGTCACTCCAGAAGTCGATCCCGAAGTTCTACATACTCATATAG GTCCAGGAGCTACTCGAGGAGCCGGAGCCGGGGCTGGTACAGCAGGGATCGCTCCCGGAGCCGCAGCAGCTCCTACCACAGCTACAAGAGCCGCAG TCGGAGCTATAGCAGGAGCCGATCCTGGAGCAGTTCCTATGGTCACCACAGCCGATCCAG CAGGTCCTACACCTATGACAGTTACTACAGCAGGAGTCGGAGCAGGAGCAAGAGGAGCGACAGCTACCGGAGATCCCGGAGTTACGACCGGAGATCCAG gTCCTACGGCTCCGACAGCGACAGCGACCGCAGCTACTCCAACAACAGGAGCCCCAGTGAGAGCAGCAGATACAGCTGA